One genomic segment of Microbacterium maritypicum includes these proteins:
- the glyA gene encoding serine hydroxymethyltransferase, with protein sequence MTDRYFNAPLSEVDPEIAEVLDRELTRQQTFLEMIASENFVPVSILQSQGSVLTNKYAEGYPGRRYYGGCEEVDVAESLAIERAKSLFGAEFANVQPHSGASANAAVLHAIARPGDTLLGLSLDQGGHLTHGMKINFSGRLYDIVAYGVDPETSTIDMAEVRRLAIEHKPKVIIAGWSAYPRTMDFAAFRAIADEVGALLWVDMAHFAGLVAAGLHPNPVPHAHVVSSTVHKTIGGPRSGFILTNDADLAKKINTAVFPGQQGGPLMHVIAAKATAFKLAATPEFKERQERVLRGAKLIAERLSQQDVKDAGIAVRSGGTDVHLVLVDLRDAEIDGKQAEDLLHDIHITVNRNAVPNDPRPPMVTSGLRIGTPALATRGFGDTEFTEVADIIALALLPGADVESLRARVDALAAAFPLYPDLQQ encoded by the coding sequence ATGACCGACCGTTACTTCAACGCCCCGCTTTCCGAAGTCGACCCCGAGATCGCCGAGGTCCTGGATCGCGAGTTGACGCGCCAGCAGACCTTCCTCGAGATGATCGCCTCGGAGAACTTCGTGCCCGTCTCGATCCTGCAGTCGCAGGGCTCGGTGCTCACGAACAAGTACGCCGAGGGCTACCCCGGACGCCGGTACTACGGCGGCTGCGAAGAGGTTGACGTCGCGGAGTCCCTCGCGATCGAGCGGGCGAAGAGTCTCTTCGGCGCCGAGTTCGCGAACGTGCAGCCGCACTCCGGTGCGTCGGCGAACGCGGCGGTCCTGCATGCGATCGCGCGCCCCGGCGACACCCTGCTCGGCCTGTCGCTGGACCAGGGCGGCCACCTGACGCACGGCATGAAGATCAACTTCTCCGGTCGCCTGTACGACATCGTCGCCTACGGCGTCGACCCCGAGACCTCGACGATCGATATGGCCGAGGTGCGCCGTCTCGCGATCGAGCACAAGCCGAAGGTCATCATCGCCGGATGGTCGGCTTACCCCCGCACGATGGACTTCGCGGCCTTCCGCGCGATCGCCGACGAGGTCGGTGCGCTGCTCTGGGTCGACATGGCGCACTTCGCCGGTCTGGTCGCCGCTGGTCTGCACCCGAACCCGGTGCCGCATGCCCACGTCGTCTCCTCGACCGTGCACAAGACGATCGGTGGTCCGCGCTCGGGCTTCATCCTCACCAACGACGCAGATCTCGCCAAGAAGATCAACACCGCGGTGTTCCCCGGTCAGCAGGGCGGCCCGCTCATGCACGTGATCGCCGCGAAGGCGACGGCGTTCAAGCTCGCAGCCACCCCCGAGTTCAAGGAGCGCCAGGAGCGCGTGCTGCGTGGCGCGAAGCTCATCGCGGAGCGCCTGTCGCAGCAGGATGTGAAGGACGCCGGCATCGCGGTGCGCTCCGGCGGCACCGACGTGCACCTGGTGCTGGTCGACCTGCGCGACGCCGAGATCGACGGCAAGCAGGCCGAAGACCTGCTGCACGACATCCACATCACGGTGAACCGCAACGCCGTCCCGAACGACCCGCGCCCGCCGATGGTCACCTCCGGTCTGCGCATCGGCACCCCGGCGCTCGCGACCCGCGGCTTCGGCGACACCGAGTTCACCGAGGTCGCCGACATCATCGCGCTCGCGCTGCTTCCCGGCGCTGACGTCGAGTCGCTGCGCGCTCGCGTCGACGCCCTCGCCGCCGCGTTCCCGCTCTACCCCGACCTGCAGCAGTGA
- the nagA gene encoding N-acetylglucosamine-6-phosphate deacetylase translates to MITHSSATGSLVIHSARIVDGGDIVEDGWVRIQDGVVTGRGTGSEWTAADEVVDAVALAGPGALLTPGFVDIHGHGGAGAAFDDGVEAIRTGREMHRAHGTTRAVISLVTAPLESLARSVALIADLTETDADILGSHLEGPFLDPGHHGAHEPSLLRHPTAADVALLLDAGRGTVRQITIAPELPGGLDAIRQIVAAGSAAAVGHTDADATMAVAAFEAGASILTHAFNAMPGIHHRAPGPVLAAAADHRVVLEAIADNVHLDPHVVKLVFDSAPARVALITDAMAAAGSADGHYDLGAVSVTVENGVARADDTGSIAGSTLTQDVALQRAVQAGVALPEAVRALTQTPARAIGRDASLGSLTTGMLGDAVLLDADLRVARVWSGPRLLV, encoded by the coding sequence TTGATCACCCACTCCTCCGCGACCGGTTCGCTGGTCATCCACTCCGCACGGATCGTCGACGGCGGCGACATCGTCGAGGACGGCTGGGTCCGCATCCAGGACGGCGTCGTCACCGGCCGCGGGACGGGATCGGAGTGGACCGCGGCGGATGAGGTCGTCGATGCGGTGGCCCTCGCCGGTCCCGGCGCCCTGCTCACTCCCGGATTCGTCGACATCCACGGCCACGGCGGCGCCGGCGCCGCATTCGACGACGGCGTGGAGGCGATCCGCACCGGGCGCGAGATGCATCGTGCGCACGGCACCACCCGCGCTGTCATCTCGCTCGTCACGGCGCCCCTTGAGTCGCTCGCCCGCAGTGTCGCGCTCATCGCCGATCTCACCGAGACGGATGCGGACATCCTGGGTTCGCACCTCGAGGGCCCGTTCCTCGACCCCGGGCACCACGGCGCGCACGAACCGTCGCTGCTGCGTCACCCGACGGCGGCGGATGTCGCCCTCCTGCTCGATGCCGGACGCGGCACCGTCCGCCAGATCACGATCGCGCCGGAGCTGCCCGGCGGGCTCGACGCGATCAGGCAGATCGTGGCCGCGGGCTCGGCCGCTGCCGTCGGCCACACGGATGCGGACGCCACGATGGCCGTCGCCGCCTTCGAGGCGGGGGCCTCCATCCTCACCCACGCGTTCAACGCGATGCCGGGCATCCATCACCGTGCTCCTGGACCGGTGCTGGCAGCGGCAGCCGATCACCGGGTGGTGCTCGAGGCCATCGCCGACAACGTGCACCTCGATCCGCACGTCGTCAAGCTCGTGTTCGACTCCGCACCCGCACGCGTGGCACTGATCACCGATGCGATGGCGGCTGCGGGCAGCGCCGACGGCCACTACGACCTCGGGGCCGTGAGCGTCACGGTCGAGAACGGCGTAGCGAGGGCCGATGACACCGGGTCGATCGCCGGCTCCACGCTCACGCAGGACGTGGCCCTGCAGCGCGCCGTGCAGGCGGGAGTGGCGCTTCCCGAAGCCGTTCGCGCACTCACGCAGACACCGGCGCGTGCGATCGGACGCGATGCATCCCTCGGCAGCCTGACCACCGGAATGCTCGGCGATGCCGTGCTTCTGGATGCGGATCTGCGCGTCGCGCGCGTGTGGTCAGGACCACGGCTGCTCGTCTGA
- a CDS encoding family 20 glycosylhydrolase: MVLPHPLPLVPAPVSATTREGRMPITATTRVHGSSPAAAQLIDAVERRTGIRLSTSDGSSGEIELLIDHGSSAPEGYTLEIGERAIIVGADEPGLFYGVQTLLQLLRQDDSGWALLGADVADSPRFPRRGVMLDVARHFFGVGDVKKFIDSTSSLKFNHLHLHLSDDQGWRVHIDAWPLLTERASATSVGGDPGGFYTKADYREIVAYAASRHMIVIPEIDLPGHTHAIGVAYPELVEAPVLNDNLIADSARLGQPLPVAGETYLGWGVGHSSVRIHEERTYDFVRDVVQELAEMTPGAYIHIGGDESLGTPQADFDLFAERATAIVVEAGKIPMAWHEMGSATNIAEGTVGQYWGKTTPEGTHAEEAAHFVERGGALIMSAADVTYLDMKYTEDFPLGLTWAGIIDVRSAYEWEPTAVLDVPDAAILGVEAPLWSETTRTLGEVEQLVFPRAAAQAEVAWSPREAPERVWESFRVRVGALAPLWKAEGIDFHPADEIPWSAR, encoded by the coding sequence ATGGTCCTTCCTCATCCTCTTCCGCTCGTGCCAGCGCCTGTGTCCGCCACCACGCGAGAAGGACGGATGCCGATCACCGCGACGACGCGTGTGCACGGCTCCTCCCCCGCTGCCGCCCAGCTGATCGACGCGGTCGAGCGCCGCACCGGCATCCGCCTCTCCACCTCCGACGGGAGCTCCGGCGAGATCGAGCTGCTGATCGACCACGGCTCCTCGGCGCCGGAGGGGTACACGCTCGAGATCGGCGAGCGTGCGATCATCGTCGGCGCCGACGAGCCAGGGCTCTTCTACGGCGTGCAGACGCTGCTGCAGCTGCTGCGACAGGACGACTCCGGCTGGGCCCTGCTCGGCGCCGATGTCGCGGACTCGCCGCGCTTCCCGCGACGGGGCGTCATGCTCGACGTGGCCCGGCACTTCTTCGGCGTCGGCGACGTGAAGAAGTTCATCGACAGCACGAGCTCCCTCAAGTTCAACCACCTGCACCTGCACCTGAGCGACGACCAGGGGTGGCGCGTGCACATCGACGCCTGGCCGCTGCTGACGGAACGGGCCTCCGCGACATCGGTGGGCGGCGACCCCGGCGGTTTCTACACCAAGGCCGACTACCGGGAGATCGTGGCGTACGCCGCTTCGCGTCACATGATCGTGATCCCCGAGATCGACCTGCCTGGTCACACCCACGCGATCGGTGTGGCCTACCCCGAGCTCGTCGAGGCGCCGGTGCTGAACGACAACCTCATCGCGGATTCCGCGCGGCTCGGCCAGCCGCTGCCCGTCGCCGGCGAGACGTACCTGGGCTGGGGCGTCGGCCACTCCAGCGTCCGCATCCACGAGGAGCGCACCTACGACTTCGTGCGCGATGTCGTCCAAGAGCTGGCCGAGATGACCCCGGGTGCGTACATCCACATCGGCGGCGACGAATCCCTCGGCACGCCCCAGGCCGACTTCGACCTCTTCGCCGAGCGCGCGACCGCGATCGTCGTGGAAGCGGGCAAGATCCCGATGGCCTGGCATGAGATGGGATCCGCGACGAACATCGCCGAGGGAACCGTCGGACAGTACTGGGGCAAGACCACCCCCGAGGGCACGCATGCCGAGGAGGCCGCGCACTTCGTCGAGCGCGGAGGCGCCCTCATCATGTCGGCGGCTGACGTCACCTACCTCGACATGAAGTACACGGAGGACTTCCCCCTCGGCCTCACCTGGGCGGGGATCATCGACGTCCGCTCCGCCTACGAGTGGGAGCCGACAGCCGTCCTCGACGTGCCGGACGCCGCGATCCTCGGCGTCGAGGCCCCGCTCTGGTCCGAGACCACCCGCACGCTCGGCGAGGTCGAACAGCTGGTGTTCCCCCGTGCGGCGGCTCAGGCCGAGGTCGCCTGGTCGCCGAGAGAAGCGCCCGAACGCGTATGGGAGTCCTTCCGCGTGCGCGTCGGCGCCCTCGCTCCGCTGTGGAAAGCTGAGGGGATCGACTTCCATCCCGCAGACGAGATCCCCTGGAGCGCACGTTGA